The Lycium ferocissimum isolate CSIRO_LF1 chromosome 10, AGI_CSIRO_Lferr_CH_V1, whole genome shotgun sequence genome window below encodes:
- the LOC132034192 gene encoding uncharacterized protein LOC132034192: protein MLIRRIQSLHHFRFLSNTAAAAIVPPDLEQHYPKPDPKYDETIHAVVRVASGKNISAKERKAGRVPSIVFEQEDGQHGGNKRLISVKSNQIRKLVTHLGRSHFLSRLFDLEVRPHFESTDVIEKVRVLPRKVHLESGSDAPLNVTFIRAPPSALLKVEVPLVFIGEDVSPGLKKGSYLNIIKRTVKFLCPADVIPPYIEVDLSELDVNQKLLMGDLRVHPALKLIQPKDHPVVKIAGARVSDQKKSK from the exons ATGTTGATCCGACGCATACAATCCCTCCACCATTTCCGTTTCTTGAGCAACACCGCCGCCGCCGCCATTGTTCCACCAGACCTAGAACAACATTACCCTAAACCCGACCCCAAATACGATGAAACTATTCATGCAGTTGTTCGTGTCGCTTCGGGCAAGAACATCTCTGCTAAAGAGAGGAAAGCTGGAAGGGTACCTAGTATTGTGTTTGAACAAGAGGATGGTCAACATGGTGGTAATAAAAGGCTCATATCTGTAAAGTCTAATCAGATTAGGAAACTTGTTACTCATCTTGGCAGGTCTCATTTCTTGTCTAGGTTGTTTGATCTTGAAGTTAGACCTCATTTTGAATCGACTGATGTTATTGAGAAGGTTCGGGTTTTGCCCAGAAAG GTTCATCTGGAATCTGGTTCAGATGCACCTCTTAATGTTACCTTTATAAGAGCTCCACCAAGTGCTTTATTAAAGGTTGAAGTTCCTCTTGTATTTATAGGAGAGGATGTGTCCCCCGGTTTGAAGAAAG GGTCATATTTGAACATCATCAAGAGAACGGTAAAGTTTCTATGCCCAGCGGATGTCATCCCTCCCTACATTGAGGTCGACTTAAGCGAGTTGGATGTTAACCAAAAGTTGTTAATGGGTGATCTGAGGGTTCATCCAGCTTTGAAGCTTATCCAACCAAAGGATCATCCTGTTGTCAAGATTGCGGGAGCAAGAGTTTCTGATCAAAAGAAATCTAAATGA